In a genomic window of Brettanomyces nanus chromosome 1, complete sequence:
- a CDS encoding uncharacterized protein (BUSCO:EOG09340KZ2) gives MQYVGRAIGSVSKTWSSINPATLSGAIDVIVVEHEDGELYCSPFHVRFGKFQLLRPSQKKVEIKVNGESTDIPMKLGDGGEAFFVFETHAKVPRELQTSPVISPASSPSSSPKGQSSTELSSRDDEPDYLDIGEGAQEAGATDGLTDMIDRMDINSSKNIHKSNTVSSFERAKKLSGKLTKKNIPSTVDANGDVLLDTHGYKSDDKDIHNSDQVVKQLLADEFGPDADLDSLVDRDLHGNIRILSNMVTSDDGMDKDRPTDVITSDNSSEISPSSSASLGEMTSDFEDTDAASNSSHGTGSSGNRAVYFRTLRLTSEQLKCLSLKKGQNTIEYCVNKGKSVITANLYLWKWNVPIVISDIDGTITKSDTLGHFFTMLGKDWTHEGVAKLFSDIGNNGYNIMYLTARSVGLSDMTRSYLTGVFQDRYKLPLGPVVLSPDRTMEALKREIVLKKPQVFKMACLNDIEQLYFPQNTDTAENDAAINSQFGFYGTVESNELDDPPSAFTDIDTSTPDTGTANTEAMTGTDILESARSKTSNISSTSSSNQGKDLKTPFFAGFGNRITDALSYRSVGIPSSRIFTINPDGEVHLELLEMAGYKSSYVSIGELVDQFFPPVSISRRNKGADIVGINNTSNQFSDVNFWRNPVPNLSDLSEDESYSDKGDDPGEKRPETYGRPPSNGDASSIGSMSPRLKSLFGRSEEQEGGNHEDETMKDPKLTEKRNEEEGQGAEEDEEEEDDLDEDPDYIYDDEVDYDDEEGDEETTDVEDEDIPDDDLQNEEESNRRPERKSVGLGLTGDGTSSPASIVVDPTNIEGTFIGPQDKGKGHI, from the coding sequence ATGCAGTACGTTGGCAGAGCTATTGGTTCTGTTTCCAAGACATGGAGCTCGATCAATCCGGCCACATTGTCTGGTGCTATTGACGTCATAGTCGTTGAGCACGAGGATGGAGAGCTCTATTGTTCCCCCTTCCATGTTCGTTTCGGCAAGTTCCAATTACTTCGTCCGTCGCAAAAAAAGGTGGAAATTAAAGTCAACGGTGAATCTACTGATATTCCAATGAAATTAGGAGACGGCGGCGAGGCTTTCTTTGTGTTTGAGACTCATGCCAAAGTTCCCCGGGAGCTGCAGACTTCCCCCGTGATAAGCCCTGCATCTTCTCCCAGCAGCAGTCCCAAGGGTCAGTCATCTACCGAATTGAGCAGCAGAGATGACGAACCGGACTATCTAGATATTGGGGAAGGAGCTCAAGAGGCTGGTGCCACCGATGGACTTACAGATATGATTGACAGAATGGACATCAACTCCTCAAAGAATATTCACAAATCAAATACAGTCTCTTCATTTGAACGTGCCAAGAAGTTATCTGGTAAACTAACCAAAAAGAATATACCAAGTACTGTGGACGCCAATGGTGATGTGCTACTCGACACACATGGATACAAGAGTGACGATAAAGACATACATAACTCTGATCAGGTGGTCAAACAGCTTCTAGCCGATGAATTTGGGCCAGATGCCGACTTGGACTCTCTTGTTGATAGAGATCTTCATGGAAACATACGTATTTTGAGTAACATGGTGACTTCAGACGATGGTATGGATAAAGATAGACCGACAGATGTGATTACAAGCGACAATTCATCCGAAATCTCACCTTCCTCATCGGCCTCGCTTGGAGAAATGACAAGTGATTTTGAGGATACAGATGCTGCATCAAACTCTTCTCATGGGACCGGTTCTTCAGGGAATAGAGCTGTTTATTTCAGGACACTTAGATTGACATCCGAACAATTAAAGTGCCTCTCATTGAAAAAAGGTCAAAACACCATCGAGTATTGCGTGAATAAGGGAAAATCAGTTATTACTGCGAATCTGTACTTGTGGAAATGGAACGTTCCCATAGTGATTTCCGATATTGACGGTACTATCACTAAATCGGATACACTTGGACATTTCTTTACCATGCTAGGTAAAGATTGGACTCATGAGGGCGTTGCTAAGCTATTCAGCGACATTGGTAACAATGGATACAATATAATGTACTTGACGGCTCGTTCCGTAGGACTTTCTGATATGACGCGATCCTACTTGACAGGGGTATTTCAGGACAGATACAAGCTGCCACTGGGACCCGTGGTATTGTCGCCTGATAGAACAATGGAGGCCCTTAAAAGGGAAATtgttttgaagaaaccTCAGGTGTTTAAGATGGCTTGCTTGAATGATATTGAGCAGTTGTACTTCCCTCAAAATACCGATACTGCTGAAAACGATGCAGCAATCAATTCGCAATTCGGATTCTACGGCACGGTGGAGAGCAACGAGTTGGATGACCCACCATCAGCATTTACAGATATTGATACAAGTACACCTGACACAGGAACTGCCAATACTGAAGCCATGACAGGAACAGATATATTAGAAAGTGCTAGGTCTAAGACATCTAATATCTCTTCtacttcatcatcaaatcaGGGAAAGGACCTTAAGACACCGTTTTTTGCAGGCTTCGGTAATAGGATTACTGATGCGTTATCTTACAGAAGTGTGGGTATTCCATCTTCTCGTATCTTTACGATCAACCCTGACGGTGAAGTTCATCTGGAGCTTCTAGAGATGGCAGGATACAAGTCATCTTACGTTTCCATTGGAGAATTAGTGGACCAGTTTTTTCCACCTGTCAGCATTTCCAGGAGGAATAAAGGAGCTGATATTGTTGGGATTAACAACACATCAAATCAATTTAGTGACGTTAATTTCTGGAGAAATCCCGTTCCCAATCTAAGTGATCTATCTGAGGATGAAAGTTATAGCGATAAGGGAGACGATCCCGGAGAAAAAAGACCAGAGACATATGGACGGCCACCTAGTAATGGAGATGCCAGCAGTATTGGTTCAATGAGCCCGAGATTGAAATCATTGTTCGGTCGATCGGAGGAacaagaaggaggaaatCATGAAGATGAGACAATGAAAGACCCAAAATTGACTGAAAAGcgaaatgaagaagaaggacaaggggcagaagaagatgaagaagaagaagatgatctgGATGAGGATCCTGATTACATTTacgatgatgaagttgattatgatgatgaggaaggaGACGAAGAGACGACCGACgttgaggatgaagatattcCAGATGACGACTTGcagaatgaagaagaatcaaatcGCCGGCCAGAACGAAAATCTGTGGGTTTAGGACTCACAGGAGATGGAACCAGTTCGCCCGCATCAATAGTGGTGGATCCGACGAACATTGAAGGCACTTTTATTGGACCCCAGGATAAGGGAAAGGGTCACATATAA
- the KRS1 gene encoding lysyl-tRNA synthetase has product MASEIPTSSATKADSNVEKKVEEITEGLKKTYLDEETGEQVSKSELKKRKKMRAVAAKKAAKKAKTKSTAPKVPKNKDELANLNPNQYFEIRSARVDALRKPHSETNPYPHKFSVSIQLDDFREKYGSLKKGETLQDVEVSIAGRIMVKRESGSKLKFYSLSSDGNTLQVMAQAQDAVDDFQESHKELRRGDIIGVVGYPGRTNPAKGGEGEISVFAKQVKLLTPCLHMLPTEHYGFKDQEARYRKRYLDLIMNKSKRDIFITRSKIIQYIRRFLDSRRYIEVETPILNIIAGGATAKPFVTHHNDLDMDMYMRIAPELFLKELVVGGMDRVYEIGRQFRNESIDMTHNPEFTTCEFYQAYADVYDLMDMTEILFSEMVKTICGDYKIDYQPDGPEGKSWTIDFSRPWKRVNMMEELERIYGAKFPPADQLGTEETTKFLKKVLIDHKMDCPPPLTNARMLDKLVGAIEDSSINPTFIFGHPQIMSPLAKYDRKIRGLCERFEVFVGTKEICNAYTELNDPFDQRARFEEQAKQKDQGDDEAQLIDETFCDALEYGLPPTGGWGCGIDRICMFLTNSNTIREVLLFPTLKPDALAKGEKDE; this is encoded by the coding sequence ATGGCTTCTGAAATACCGACTTCATCAGCTACTAAAGCTGACAGCAatgtggagaagaaagttgagGAAATTACTGAAGGATTGAAAAAGACTTACTTGGATGAGGAGACTGGAGAACAGGTGTCGAAAtctgaattgaagaagagaaagaagatgagggCTGTTGCTGCAAAGAAGGCGGCAAAGAAGGCCAAAACTAAATCCACTGCTCCAAAAGTTCCTAAGAACAAGGATGAGTTGGCCAACTTGAACCCTAATCAGTACTTTGAAATTAGAAGTGCTCGTGTGGATGCTCTTAGAAAACCGCATAGTGAGACTAACCCTTATCCTCACAAGTTTAGCGTTTCCATTCAGCTCGATGATTTTAGAGAGAAATACGGTTCATTGAAAAAGGGAGAGACTTTGCAAGATGTCGAAGTTTCTATTGCGGGAAGAATCATGGTGAAGAGAGAATCTGGTTCCAAGTTAAAGTTCTACAGTCTTTCCAGTGATGGTAACACTTTGCAGGTGATGGCTCAGGCACAGGATGCTGTGGATGATTTCCAAGAAAGTCATAAGGAGTTAAGAAGAGGTGATATCATCGGTGTTGTTGGATACCCGGGAAGAACTAACCCTGCCAAAGGTGGTGAAGGTGAGATCTCCGTGTTCGCCAAACAGGTCAAACTCTTAACGCCATGTTTACATATGTTACCAACAGAGCACTATGGTTTCAAGGATCAGGAGGCCAGATACAGAAAAAGGTACTTGGATTTGATCATGAACAAGTCCAAGAGAGACATCTTCATTACCAGATCGAAGATCATTCAATATATAAGAAGGTTCTTGGACTCCAGGAGATATATTGAAGTCGAAACTCCTATTTTAAATATCATTGCTGGTGGCGCCACCGCCAAGCCTTTTGTTACTCACCACAATGACTTGGATATGGATATGTACATGAGAATTGCTCCTGAGTTGTTCTTGAAGGAATTGGTTGTCGGTGGTATGGACAGAGTGTATGAGATTGGTAGACAATTCAGAAACGAGAGTATTGATATGACCCACAATCCTGAGTTTACCACCTGCGAATTTTACCAGGCTTACGCTGATGTTTATGACTTGATGGACATGACTGAGATACTTTTCTCTGAGATGGTCAAGACAATCTGTGGTGATTACAAGATTGATTACCAACCGGATGGCCCCGAAGGAAAATCTTGGACCATTGATTTTTCCAGACCTTGGAAGAGAGTCAACATGatggaagaattggagagAATATATGGAGCCAAATTCCCACCTGCTGATCAGCTTGGTACTGAGGAGACCACtaagttcttgaagaaggttcttATAGATCATAAGATGGACTGTCCTCCACCTTTAACCAATGCCAGAATGTTGGACAAGTTGGTCGGTGCTATCGAGGATAGCAGTATCAATCCAACATTCATCTTCGGTCACCCACAAATTATGTCTCCATTGGCTAAGTACGACAGAAAGATTCGTGGTTTGTGTGAAAGATTCGAAGTCTTTGTTGGTACCAAGGAAATCTGTAACGCCTATACCGAGTTGAATGATCCATTTGATCAGAGGGCTAGATTCGAGGAGCAAGCCAAACAGAAAGACCAAGGTGATGACGAGGCTCAGCTTATTGATGAGACCTTCTGTGATGCATTGGAGTACGGTTTGCCTCCAACTGGTGGTTGGGGTTGTGGTATTGACAGAATTTGTATGTTCTTGACCAACAGTAACACTATCAGAGAAGTTCTTTTGTTCCCTACTTTGAAGCCAGATGCTCTTGCCAAGGGTGAGAAGGATGAATGA
- the ADE4 gene encoding amidophosphoribosyltransferase (MEROPS:MER0011781~BUSCO:EOG09341OX1) produces the protein MCGIIGLVCSDPEANCASELFDGCLYLQHRGQDAAGIVTCGKGGRFYQCKGNGMARDVFTTQRMKGLVGNMGIAHLRYPTAGSSANSEAQPFYVNAPYGISLGHNGNLTNGEELKDYMDEVVHRHINTDSDSELLLNLFAAELATYDKSRVNNSDIFKALQGVYTMVRGAYACVAMLAGYGVIGFRDPHGIRPLVIGERLRENGSRDYMVASESVVLRAHGFQVYRDIMPGEAVIIPKATMIPEFRQVVPRLSYTPDVFEYVYFARPDSVLDGISVYRSRLEMGTKLAENITDAFRKVGKDINKEVDVVIPVPDTSRHAALQCAVTLNLPYREGFIKNRYVGRTFIMPDQSQRQSSVRRKLNAMASEFYGKSVLLVDDSIVRGTTSKEIVSMARESGARKVYFASCAPVIRYNHIYGIDLADNKQLVGFNRTEDEVSEVIGADKVFYQKIDDLFDCCKRDDKIKDHEMELALTPVTSRDDSVKSYIQSSTPLPDFDGFEAGVFTGKYVTGDESEYLCVAEKSRARNEKLKRAAGTDQNLDVADLKAPSEINIYNSGDY, from the coding sequence ATGTGCGGAATTATAGGTTTAGTGTGCTCAGATCCGGAAGCCAACTGTGCTTCAGAGCTCTTCGATGGATGCCTGTATTTACAGCATAGGGGTCAGGACGCTGCCGGAATTGTTACCTGTGGTAAAGGTGGTAGATTTTACCAATGTAAGGGTAATGGTATGGCCAGAGATGTGTTTACTACGCAACGTATGAAAGGTTTAGTGGGTAATATGGGTATCGCGCATCTTCGTTATCCCACTGCCGGTTCAAGTGCTAACTCTGAAGCTCAACCTTTCTATGTGAATGCTCCTTATGGCATTTCTTTGGGCCATAATGGTAACTTGACCAACggtgaagaattgaaggattatATGGACGAGGTTGTTCATAGGCACATCAATACCGATTCTGATTCCGAGTTGTTATTGAACTTGTTTGCCGCTGAGCTTGCTACATACGATAAGTCAAGAGTCAACAACAGTGATATTTTCAAGGCACTTCAAGGTGTATACACCATGGTTCGTGGTGCTTATGCCTGTGTTGCAATGTTGGCTGGTTATGGTGTGATTGGCTTTAGGGATCCTCATGGTATTAGACCACTAGTGATTGGAGAAAGATTGAGAGAAAATGGTTCAAGAGATTACATGGTTGCGTCAGAATCTGTTGTGTTGAGAGCTCATGGCTTTCAGGTCTACAGAGACATTATGCCCGGGGAGGCTGTCATAATTCCCAAGGCCACAATGATTCCTGAATTTAGACAGGTTGTTCCTAGATTATCGTATACTCCTGATGTTTTTGAGTATGTGTATTTTGCAAGGCCTGATTCTGTACTGGATGGAATTTCTGTTTACAGATCCAGACTGGAAATGGGTACCAAGTTGGCTGAAAACATTACTGATGCCTTCAGGAAGGTGGGTAAGGATATTAATAAGGAGGTGGATGTTGTCATTCCTGTGCCTGACACCTCAAGGCATGCTGCTCTTCAGTGTGCCGTTACTTTGAATTTGCCTTATAGAGAAGGCTTCATAAAGAACAGGTATGTGGGACGTACTTTCATCATGCCAGATCAATCCCAGCGACAATCAAGTGTGAGGAGGAAGTTGAACGCCATGGCCTCTGAGTTTTACGGTAAATCTGTACTTCTTGTGGATGATTCCATTGTTAGAGGTACCACTTCGAAAGAAATTGTTTCCATGGCTAGAGAGTCTGGTGCCAGAAAGGTGTATTTTGCGTCCTGTGCTCCTGTGATTAGATACAATCACATCTATGGTATCGACTTGGCTGATAACAAACAGCTTGTTGGCTTTAATCGGACCGAGGATGAGGTTTCTGAAGTTATCGGGGCAGATAAAGTATTCTAccaaaaaattgatgactTGTTTGACTGCTGTAAGAGAGACGACAAGATTAAAGATCATGAGATGGAATTGGCCCTGACACCTGTTACATCTAGAGATGACAGTGTGAAATCTTATATCCAGTCTTCCACACCGCTGCCTGACTTTGATGGGTTCGAGGCTGGCGTATTTACCGGCAAATATGTTACTGGTGATGAATCCGAATATCTGTGTGTTGCCGAGAAATCTAGAGCTCGAaatgaaaagttgaaaagagcTGCAGGAACCGATCAAAATTTAGACGTTGCCGATCTAAAGGCTCCTTCCGAAATAAATATCTACAACAGCGGTGACTACTAA